In the Campylobacter sp. RM6914 genome, one interval contains:
- a CDS encoding polysaccharide deacetylase family protein yields MISEHLPKNASKFNRLRVKPKEFEKQLAWLKENGFKSYFLSEISSELPEKSVIMTFDDGYKDNLTNALPLLKKYNFKANIFIVTNRFNRDWAHDRDTAKSSSELNNEEMLSDDEVKILLDSGLAEIGSHTLDHVNLPSLSDSEKELQMSISKQEIEKKFGIKCETFAYPFGFFDKSSVEIAKKHYKFATTTHNDVYKSSYNNHEIPRIMISGRGGILNFILKIKKGRDR; encoded by the coding sequence ATGATAAGTGAACATTTGCCAAAAAACGCTTCAAAATTTAATAGACTTCGTGTAAAGCCAAAAGAGTTTGAAAAACAACTTGCTTGGCTTAAGGAAAATGGATTTAAAAGCTATTTTTTAAGTGAAATTTCAAGCGAACTACCTGAAAAATCAGTAATTATGACATTTGATGACGGTTATAAAGACAACTTAACAAACGCACTACCGCTTCTTAAAAAGTATAACTTTAAGGCAAATATTTTTATCGTTACAAATCGTTTTAACCGCGACTGGGCTCACGATAGAGATACCGCAAAGTCAAGTAGTGAGTTAAATAATGAAGAGATGCTAAGCGATGATGAGGTTAAAATTTTGCTCGATAGCGGACTTGCAGAGATAGGCTCGCACACACTTGACCACGTAAATTTACCAAGTCTAAGCGATAGCGAAAAAGAGCTTCAAATGTCAATTTCAAAGCAAGAAATCGAGAAAAAATTTGGCATAAAATGCGAGACTTTTGCCTATCCATTTGGTTTCTTTGATAAAAGTAGCGTGGAGATAGCCAAAAAACACTATAAATTTGCCACTACTACGCATAATGACGTATATAAATCAAGCTATAATAATCATGAAATACCACGTATTATGATTAGCGGTAGGGGTGGGATTTTAAATTTTATACTAAAGATAAAAAAGGGGCGAGATAGATGA
- a CDS encoding O-antigen ligase family protein has product MNIFGVNKNEIFTDIKNISKFQFVFLFSLILWCLSMPFDNAIYQGSWILINLVFVSHVVYYKNYNTVIEILKKQKIYLVLFVLLCLVMAISNALNTDVLGPKSWKIIVYFVLRFALIFLALCYFIKIYNFSEKFILYSCIIGVCFLASAGLYEIITNYQNIFFYKNSRYGLEGFLRNRNGFGLMMGIGFTIILFYLKNTAFKAVLLSIFALLIIFSFSRSAWVASSAATLFYVAINIKKFKKEYFYFALLFCFGVLVLYYFSDSLQHRFSTLVQGNSSHRFGIWQYSYEMFLKQPFFGWGIDSFRFVPNAPYLTNPNYSAPHNMIMELLYSTGSLGFIAFMGLNLAIFIHLVKTKNTKVIGFFIFAFVVCQFDYGLFNTKELLSYVTVFCFIGLKDRIIA; this is encoded by the coding sequence ATGAATATCTTTGGCGTGAATAAAAATGAAATTTTTACAGATATAAAAAATATATCAAAATTCCAATTTGTTTTTTTGTTTTCTCTTATACTTTGGTGTTTATCAATGCCTTTTGACAATGCCATCTATCAAGGTAGCTGGATTCTTATAAATTTGGTCTTTGTATCTCATGTTGTTTATTATAAAAATTATAATACCGTTATAGAAATTTTAAAAAAACAAAAAATATACTTGGTTTTGTTTGTTCTGCTTTGTTTGGTTATGGCTATATCAAATGCCTTAAACACAGATGTTTTAGGGCCAAAATCTTGGAAGATTATAGTTTATTTTGTTTTACGGTTTGCTCTTATATTTTTAGCCCTATGCTACTTCATTAAAATATATAACTTTAGTGAAAAATTTATTCTTTACTCTTGTATTATAGGTGTTTGTTTTCTTGCGTCTGCGGGACTATACGAGATTATAACAAATTACCAAAATATATTTTTTTACAAAAACTCTAGGTATGGTCTGGAAGGATTTTTACGTAATCGCAATGGGTTTGGTTTAATGATGGGCATAGGCTTTACTATTATTCTATTCTATTTAAAGAATACCGCTTTTAAGGCTGTTTTGCTTAGTATATTTGCACTGTTAATCATCTTTTCTTTTTCACGCTCAGCATGGGTGGCTAGTAGTGCAGCTACTTTATTTTACGTGGCTATTAATATAAAAAAATTTAAAAAAGAGTATTTTTATTTTGCTCTTTTATTTTGTTTTGGAGTACTTGTGCTGTATTATTTTTCAGATAGCCTTCAGCATAGATTTTCAACACTAGTGCAAGGAAACTCTAGCCATAGATTTGGTATATGGCAGTATAGCTATGAGATGTTTTTAAAACAACCATTTTTTGGTTGGGGTATAGATAGTTTTAGATTTGTTCCAAATGCTCCATATTTAACAAATCCAAACTACTCTGCACCGCACAATATGATAATGGAGCTACTTTATAGTACTGGCTCATTGGGTTTTATAGCCTTTATGGGTCTAAATTTAGCTATTTTTATACATTTAGTAAAAACAAAAAATACTAAGGTTATTGGCTTTTTTATTTTTGCTTTTGTTGTTTGTCAGTTTGACTATGGCTTATTTAACACAAAAGAGCTTTTAAGCTATGTTACTGTTTTTTGTTTTATAGGATTAAAAGATAGGATTATTGCTTGA
- a CDS encoding glycosyltransferase family 4 protein — protein sequence MKVVQLLPELNEGGVERGVVEITREFNKYNIKSYVISGGGKLVSEIEKNGVTHITADVYSKNLLTMIQRVLKLRKILKEIEPDIVHVRSRVPAWLLKFAKIGLNLNIVSTVHGINTPNFYSKIMTDADKIICVSNAVKEHIIKHFNVQNDKISVVFRGVDLTSFDPKNLADKRTLRDKFKIESELVISVVGRITQIKNIETILKATALLKQKFSSVCLIVAGGAHPKKEEYSNKLKALTNELGLDKNVKFLGSISEVAKIYKLSDVVVSATLKPESFGRSVAEAIALNTPVVASNHGGVKDIIKDGENGYFFEPLDEVELSKKILLARELKFDGFNYIKEKFNLENMVKETVKVYKEILK from the coding sequence ATGAAAGTAGTTCAGCTTTTACCTGAGCTAAATGAGGGCGGAGTGGAGCGTGGTGTAGTTGAGATAACACGCGAATTTAACAAATATAACATAAAATCATACGTGATAAGCGGTGGTGGAAAGCTGGTAAGCGAGATAGAAAAAAACGGCGTAACGCACATAACGGCTGATGTTTATAGTAAAAATTTGCTCACTATGATCCAACGAGTTTTAAAGCTTAGAAAAATTTTAAAAGAGATAGAGCCTGATATCGTGCATGTTCGCTCACGTGTGCCTGCTTGGCTTTTAAAATTTGCTAAAATCGGACTAAATCTAAATATAGTAAGCACAGTTCACGGTATAAATACACCAAATTTTTACAGTAAGATAATGACGGATGCCGATAAGATAATATGCGTAAGCAACGCCGTAAAAGAGCATATTATAAAACATTTTAATGTGCAAAATGATAAAATATCGGTTGTTTTTCGCGGTGTTGATCTTACCAGCTTTGATCCTAAAAATTTAGCCGATAAGAGAACTTTAAGAGATAAGTTTAAGATAGAAAGCGAGCTTGTTATAAGTGTTGTTGGACGCATAACACAGATAAAAAATATCGAGACCATTTTAAAAGCGACCGCTTTGCTAAAGCAAAAATTTAGCAGTGTCTGCCTCATAGTGGCAGGTGGAGCACATCCCAAAAAAGAGGAGTATTCTAACAAACTTAAGGCGCTAACTAACGAGCTTGGACTTGATAAAAATGTAAAATTTTTAGGTAGTATTAGCGAAGTAGCTAAAATTTACAAACTAAGTGATGTGGTGGTGAGTGCGACCTTAAAACCTGAAAGCTTTGGTAGAAGCGTGGCTGAAGCCATCGCTCTTAATACCCCGGTAGTAGCTAGTAATCACGGCGGTGTGAAAGACATCATAAAAGATGGAGAAAATGGCTACTTTTTTGAGCCACTAGATGAGGTGGAACTTTCTAAAAAGATACTCTTGGCGCGCGAGCTTAAATTTGATGGATTTAATTACATAAAAGAGAAATTTAACTTAGAAAATATGGTAAAAGAAACGGTTAAAGTTTATAAGGAAATTTTAAAATGA
- a CDS encoding ELM1/GtrOC1 family putative glycosyltransferase, producing MRALIISDARAGHESQSVAFCELKGYKFEILRIKFSYKWLKFLSYLLDFLRIYLPIFNYGSLKFQNFDIVVSAGSTTYYANKYFARKFKAKNVALMAPKGFRNDFDIVFCTHHDNFHAKNATILPVNLNYLKPTNYYTPQKKAIGFIIGGSNKSFVMSEEIVKTIKKIRVKFSDYEALITTSPRTPKEIESALKKENFNFFVSYLEDKINPIYDFLKHCKYVFITIDSVSMISEAVCNLNANVVILELERKDEHNKFDDFIQNLKDKKLVEIYQKNEVFAKTEKINLAKILKEINI from the coding sequence GTGAGAGCTCTTATCATCAGCGATGCAAGAGCTGGACATGAAAGCCAAAGTGTGGCATTTTGCGAACTCAAAGGATATAAATTTGAGATCTTACGTATCAAATTCTCATATAAATGGCTTAAATTTTTAAGTTATTTGCTTGATTTTTTGCGTATATATCTGCCTATTTTTAACTATGGCAGTTTGAAATTTCAAAATTTTGACATAGTTGTTTCGGCTGGCTCTACGACGTATTATGCTAATAAATATTTTGCAAGAAAATTTAAAGCAAAAAACGTAGCACTAATGGCTCCAAAAGGTTTTAGAAATGACTTTGATATTGTATTTTGCACACATCATGATAATTTTCATGCCAAAAATGCGACCATATTGCCTGTAAATTTAAACTATCTAAAGCCAACAAACTACTACACCCCTCAAAAAAAGGCGATAGGTTTTATCATCGGCGGTAGCAACAAAAGCTTTGTCATGAGTGAAGAGATAGTAAAAACCATAAAAAAGATAAGGGTTAAATTTAGTGACTATGAAGCGCTTATTACAACATCTCCGCGAACTCCAAAAGAGATAGAAAGCGCGCTAAAAAAAGAAAATTTTAACTTTTTTGTAAGCTATCTTGAAGACAAGATAAATCCAATATATGACTTTTTAAAACACTGCAAATACGTATTTATCACCATCGACTCCGTATCCATGATAAGCGAAGCCGTGTGTAACCTTAACGCAAATGTAGTCATACTGGAGCTTGAGAGAAAAGACGAGCATAATAAATTTGATGATTTCATACAAAATTTAAAAGATAAAAAACTGGTTGAAATTTATCAAAAAAACGAGGTGTTTGCCAAAACCGAAAAGATAAATTTAGCTAAAATTTTAAAAGAGATAAATATATGA
- a CDS encoding lysophospholipid acyltransferase family protein, whose amino-acid sequence MREKFEYFLAVLVIKISKICPISFSYKFFKFIAVLLYYTLGSRRKLAIKNLRLAYTNLTQKEIENIAKNNFTSLSKTLCESLLLYNDKKTLDELIINGKEAIETVNRLCDNGNRPVLFTTAHFGNWEALAHYFGFNGYKLVVVGREGNNLLIEKNITTPSRTKFGNALATKDNAMIKMVKFLKKGYHAGILIDQKPGAINSIPSTFFGRECLTSKAIAQLKLKFNPVIIPIFAIRKDDGRYEIIVKNFDESGLNGDSEHDTKFITQQINDIFEEVVRLDPAQWFWMHNRWKM is encoded by the coding sequence TTGAGAGAAAAATTTGAGTATTTCTTGGCTGTATTGGTTATAAAAATTTCTAAAATTTGCCCTATTTCTTTTTCATATAAATTTTTTAAATTTATTGCCGTATTATTATATTACACACTTGGATCAAGACGGAAACTAGCCATTAAAAATTTACGTCTTGCCTATACAAATTTAACACAAAAAGAGATAGAAAATATAGCTAAAAATAACTTCACAAGCCTTAGTAAAACACTTTGCGAGAGCCTCTTACTATATAATGACAAAAAAACGCTTGACGAGCTTATCATAAACGGCAAAGAGGCGATAGAAACCGTAAACCGCCTTTGCGATAACGGCAATCGCCCGGTTTTGTTCACAACGGCTCATTTTGGCAACTGGGAAGCTTTGGCGCATTATTTTGGTTTTAACGGCTACAAACTAGTTGTTGTGGGCAGAGAAGGCAATAACTTACTTATAGAAAAAAATATCACAACGCCATCTCGCACTAAATTTGGTAACGCACTAGCCACAAAAGATAACGCAATGATAAAAATGGTAAAATTTCTTAAAAAAGGATACCATGCAGGGATTTTGATAGACCAAAAACCAGGAGCCATAAATTCCATTCCGTCAACCTTTTTTGGAAGAGAGTGCTTAACGTCAAAAGCTATCGCACAGCTTAAATTAAAATTTAATCCAGTTATAATACCGATCTTTGCAATAAGAAAAGATGATGGACGATATGAGATTATCGTTAAAAATTTTGATGAAAGTGGTTTAAACGGCGATAGTGAGCATGATACTAAATTTATAACACAACAAATAAACGATATATTTGAAGAGGTTGTGAGGCTTGATCCTGCACAGTGGTTTTGGATGCATAATAGGTGGAAAATGTGA
- a CDS encoding DedA family protein: MLSDVINFIVSVVSQWGYTGIFFMMFLESSFFPFPSEVVMVPAGYLAHKGEMSLTLAFMAGTLGSLAGAIFNYYLCYFFGRPLIQKYGKFVGITDKKMQKFENFFNKHGEISTFNCRLIPGIRQYISLPAGLTKMNVLKFSLFTTLGAGIWVGILLWVGYFLGQNEELISAKLKEITLWLLFVVALLFAVYFIFVKYFKKT; this comes from the coding sequence TTGTTAAGTGATGTTATAAATTTTATCGTCTCGGTTGTTAGCCAGTGGGGATATACCGGGATATTTTTTATGATGTTTTTAGAAAGTTCGTTTTTCCCGTTTCCAAGCGAAGTAGTCATGGTTCCTGCCGGATACTTAGCACATAAGGGCGAGATGAGCCTAACTTTGGCATTTATGGCAGGAACTCTTGGTTCATTAGCCGGAGCTATTTTTAATTATTATTTGTGCTACTTTTTTGGTCGTCCCCTCATTCAAAAATACGGTAAATTTGTTGGTATCACAGATAAAAAAATGCAAAAATTCGAAAACTTTTTTAACAAACACGGTGAAATTTCGACATTTAACTGCCGTTTGATCCCAGGGATCCGCCAATACATCAGCTTGCCGGCAGGACTTACTAAAATGAATGTTTTAAAATTTAGTTTATTTACTACGTTGGGTGCTGGGATTTGGGTTGGTATACTACTTTGGGTTGGCTACTTTCTGGGTCAAAATGAGGAGTTGATATCAGCCAAGTTAAAAGAGATAACATTATGGCTTTTGTTTGTCGTAGCCCTACTCTTTGCAGTATATTTTATCTTTGTAAAATATTTTAAAAAAACTTAA